CACGTATATTAGTACATGACTGCTAGTGGAGCATCATATTATTCATGATGGTTGACAACAGTACCTTCCTGTTGGTGAATCCTATTATTTATTTCCTTAGAAAGTTTAAATAACTGAATGAAGAACTAATCCGGCTTGTGATAACTCAAATTTACATGGGATGCTGAAGAAATGTAATACGGACTACAGAGAGCCGTCTCAAGATCAAGTGCTCAAATCAAATGCTACAAGAAAAGACCAAAACTAGGAGGAACAAGTATTCTAGAcatttatttaatgttaatacTAGTAAAATATTGGGAATCAACCTAATAAAGTTGTAATTCAAACAATTATTAGGTAGCTTGTTTTCGGAATCATTAGCTACTCAATTTGAGAAGGACGAAACGGCATGGGTACCTGGGCTGGGCAATACTAATGCATACATAATATTATAGTGTAGTATTAAGGAATTATCTAGCAAAATTGCTTGTCTGTAACTGTTAATTTCTTTCGACGTTGTAAACGTTCTGACAGTTCTATCGCACCATTTACCTTCCTCAATCCTCCATCTGAAAGCATTTCTTCGCCCTCCCAGGGTGTTTCATGGGGGTCAGTATCGCTTGTAGATGCAGAGAGGCGACTTCTGGCCAACGCTCTGCTTGACTTCTCCAACGAGCGGTTTGTTCTTCTCTCGGAGAGCTGCATCCCCATCTACAACTTCTCTACCATCTACAAGTACCTAATAGGATCCAACCACAGCTTTGTTGAGACATACGATGATCCCTCCCGCTCCGGGCGGGGCAGATACAATCGTCGCATGCAGCCAGACATTAAACTCTCCGATTGGCGGAAAGGATCCCAGTGGTTTGAAGTTCACCGGATTCTGGCTACTATAATTGTCTCGGACAGCAAATACTACAGCCTCCTCAGGAAGCATTGCAAGCCAGCATGCTACCCGGACGAGCATTATCTTCCAACTTTCCTACACATGTTCTATGGATCGCTCAATGCAAACCGGAGCTTGACGTGGGTTGATTGGTCGATGGGAGGCCCGCACCCCGCCACCTTCCGGGAAACTAACATTACTGAAGGTTTTATACAGTCAATAAGGAACAACGGGACTACCTGTTCTTATAATTCAGGGAAGACGTCTGTTTGTTACCTCTTTGCTAGGAAGTTTGGTCCCGGTGCACTGGAGCCCTTACTCAACCTCACATCTACACTAATGAAAATTTGACTTTGCCATCTTGACTTAGGCAAGTTTTCTCCATTTCCATTCTCCTTTTAGATTAGATTGTTAACTTGGTGGAAATCCTAGACCGACCTTGGTAGGGCTTTCACACATTGTTTATGGTTATAGCTTGCATATTTGAATGTACAGTGCAGAACTTTGGTACAAAAATATGATCATAAGAGCGCCTGTCTTGGCTGAAATTACCAGAACTAAAGAATAGGTTCCGTTGTATAACTGCATCCTCAATTATTTTTCCTAGTCTTTTAACTGGGAAAGTGACATTTTATACCGTGTCCCATGTGGTTTCGGTTTTCACCATTAGTGTCTTAAAGTAATTGGGATTTAAGGAAATATAAAAGCAGTTGAGACATTTAAGCCTCGTATGGTTTTGATCTTATTGGGAAATATGATTAATGATGAGAAGGTATAAAAGTTAGTCAAACCTGTATTTTtatcctttatttttattttttcatgtaattgtttaaatttttattattttagttatacttctgaatttatatttttaaattaatttaacctttgtattttaattttttttttgtgtcaaactcaaatttttttattatttcaaatacatcattgtattgcatttttaaattaatttaatccttGTAAATGATTAAGTAAAATGATAGCACGAGAACAAAAGATGATAATTATTAGTAATATTTCTAACTTAACAAATTAGCCAAAGTTTTTGTTTAAAGTGCTAattcatctcattttttttttacacctcaaaatataagaattaaatttatttaaaaataaaaatatataagtataattaaaataataaaaagtttaaattataatatgaaaGATACATCAAAgtacatgaattaaattaacttaaaagtataaatataagattataattaaaagaataaaaagttttaagtacaaacacaaaaaaattaataaaaattcaagaaataaaaatactaattcgGTTTCGGTCCTCAATGCCAAGCTTCTGCAGCTTTGTTCAAAAAGCTGAATTTGTGCATGTAATCATGTCCATTCTATCTCCAAATATGTCCAATGATCCAGCCATAACGCAAattatatttagattttttttatttacatgagATGTCTAAACTTTGCCCGACTAATCTCTAAGGATAAGTGATCTTTCCCCTAATGCACTCTCAAGTAAATCTAAACACAGGCACACTTTATACACACTCAAAATTGGACATTGAGTGAAATTTATCTTCCAAGATTAGTGCtactttttaataataattgtcTTTTAAATCATCACACTAATTCGAATTCTGATACTTCATATGAAACTCTAAATACTTTACCTTTGCACCATATCCACTAATGGAGGCTTATTTAGATCTTTTTCAAATTATCATTCTTACACGATCTTCCGTTGCtcatacttttaattttaacagaGGAAATAAATCATATGTGTAGATTTTATTTCACTACATATAACAAGAAACTAAACCCGCAACTTATTAATATGAATCTCAATTTATTATGAGTCAATCACTTAACATGTGTCCTGAACAAGTTATTCAAATCTTCTTGTCTCTTGTATATGGGATTTCTTTAATACTTGACACATGCAGTGGGTTCTCGTCAAATGTTACTGTCTCAACCTTAAAAAGACTAAAAGATTGATATGTGACTTGATATGTTCTAGCCTTTCAATTCCAGATGAAGCTTTACCAACTAGAGGAACTTACAAACCTAACCACACAAAGAAACTCTTATCCTTGGACAAAGCAAAATGCATTTTAAAGGATACAACAATACATGTTTGCCAAATTTATACTTTTGCCGCTTCTTATTACgtttttattatgtaattatttaattttttattattttaattatacttgtatattatattttttaattatatattttaatttttttaacaacttaaattttttattatttcaattatacttttatacttatattttcgaactaatttaattcttatattttaatatataaaaaaattaaattaatttaaatttaacccttatattttgacatataaaaaaaagtttaaatagaCTTATctcactttatattttttttacacattaaaatataaaaattaaattaacttaaaaatataaatacaacagtgtaattgaaataataaaaatttaaattaatctcaaaataaaaaggttaaattaactaaaaaaatattagtatataaatgtaattaagaaaacaaaatatttgagtgaccatatgaaaaaaaaaaatgtgaaacaTAAAAAGCAAAAATATGAGTTTGGCCATAAATGTTTGAAACcaattcaatttcttaaaaatacaGCCTTCCATTTCAGGGGATGCCTTCCCTAATAGCCCAAAGACCCAACTTGTGTGtcatttaagaaatcttgtAACAAGCTATCATCAAACACTCTAAAGGTGagaaatttcttaattttctatataaaataGATCAAGTTTCGACCTATGAAAAGTTCCAAGACGGACCTAAATCCGTTTCACAATTGATAATTGATGTTCATACTATCACCGTGCACGGTTACATATTCCCCATGAAataagaggaagaggaagaggaaaaggACCATTCTGATATGACGCCCTCTTGCAGCCTTTGTAGAGATTGAAGATCAAATTTACTCTTCTTACAAATGACTCTCTGAACGAATAAGAGGCATTCTTTTTGCGCTTTCTTGGAAGATAAAGGTAGCAAATATTGTTACCCTGCTCCCTTCTTTTTCCATCATCAGGCAGCACTGTTTGATGCTTTTATAGTATACATATGGTTGGCAATTGTTGCtcgatttgattttgatttttgtcaaaatcatacTAAACCAAACTACTAAACCAAAATCAAACTATTacccatttattttgaaaattaaaaacctataaccaaaccattcagtTTCGATTCTATTTCAgttttaatcataatttttttaatttgatccataccaacaaataaaaataaactcttgcaaataaaaattttataactccacgacaaataaagacaaactctaataaagttacattCTTTTTGcataaagttataaattaattttaaattttttggatataattatttaattgataaaaataaaataatttaagattaggttttatttttatttgttattactttataaatgttaaatattttatacatttgtaatgcattagttaaaatacttgtaaaaaaatacattagttaatatatatattatatgtatatataatatattaaataaataaatatctattatatatatgtatattcagtTCGATTTAATTCGATTATCCACACATTCGGTTCGATTTTGgtttgagttttttattttgatttaatgaaaACAATAACCAAACTATATCCATTTAAACAGTGTTCGGTTTTCTCCAAACCAAACTATTACCCAATTAAACGGTCTTTAACTGCATTGACTAGTTCGGTTCCCCACAGTTgtggttgcaattgccatccctctTGCTTATTGATGGGAGAGAAAACAATCTcaaccagtgttctaaaaggtgGCCGCCTAGAGCCCATGATTAAGGCCAAATTGGTCCCTCTAGGCGTCGGCTTGATTAATGGGGCCCGAGCAACGCCTAGGTGGCCCAAGCGGCACCTAGCCACCTACGTCACGCTCGGCCTGAACTTCTCGCCACCTGAGTCATACACTCTCTCGTCGGACATGGCCTAGACTTGGCGTAGCTTGGGTCACGCGCGGCCTAGAGTTGTTGCATGGGTCGTCACTCTCTCTAGTCAGACGCGACCCGAACTTGTCGTCGCTTGGGTCGCACGTAGCCTAAACTTGTCACCTTGCTCCTTGC
This window of the Diospyros lotus cultivar Yz01 chromosome 5, ASM1463336v1, whole genome shotgun sequence genome carries:
- the LOC127801637 gene encoding glycosyltransferase BC10-like, yielding MTNARGEINNLSEKLSGYVLKDSSVGLVRLISVLIILVVGVVIGLTSSPLINRYFNLQADQFYRNYASEYDLVPAVSGENCTIVEKCEKEDCQNMASFLGPKNLTHGMSDEELFWRASMVPRKADFPYARIPKVAFMFLTRGQLPMLPLWERFFQDHEKLFSIYVHAIPGYELNVSSTSPFYRRQIPSQGVSWGSVSLVDAERRLLANALLDFSNERFVLLSESCIPIYNFSTIYKYLIGSNHSFVETYDDPSRSGRGRYNRRMQPDIKLSDWRKGSQWFEVHRILATIIVSDSKYYSLLRKHCKPACYPDEHYLPTFLHMFYGSLNANRSLTWVDWSMGGPHPATFRETNITEGFIQSIRNNGTTCSYNSGKTSVCYLFARKFGPGALEPLLNLTSTLMKI